Proteins found in one Erythrobacter sp. 3-20A1M genomic segment:
- a CDS encoding ATP-binding protein, which produces MDSEHRIPVAGLLLALIGSAAPFAAGLSWELSLGLLLVWGCSLFILPSPETRTQSTAPTAEAMRATFAQIIEHSATPLMLTVGNRVVNANNATRTTLGAHVIGQDVRVALRHPNAVELLDSGRNGETVVTGLVRRQDIWRISQVQSDLGFNVVELTNRTAEADVSRAHTDFVANASHELRTPLASILGYIETLQEAPGSIDSKTSTRFLEIIHREAQRMQNLVSDLMSLSRVEAEKHDLPETNVDLGALVRRAAVEGAGHERRNRLTMHCKPDIVVRGDAQQLEQLVRNLVDNALKYGAADGPVTVELTRYGVGNAQLSVADTGDGIPAEHIPLLTRRFYRTDPGRSRAAGGTGLGLAIVKHIVERHQGRLDIESTPGQGTRVSARLPMVETDPSQSLPEQAGATGGLPPEEDVGVHG; this is translated from the coding sequence ATGGATTCGGAACACCGCATCCCCGTTGCCGGTCTGCTGCTGGCGCTGATCGGCTCTGCCGCGCCGTTCGCGGCGGGATTGTCGTGGGAGCTTTCCCTGGGTCTGCTGCTCGTGTGGGGCTGTTCTCTCTTCATCCTGCCGAGCCCGGAAACCCGCACCCAATCGACCGCCCCGACCGCCGAAGCCATGCGCGCCACGTTCGCTCAAATCATCGAACATTCCGCGACACCCCTGATGCTCACGGTCGGAAACCGGGTGGTCAATGCCAACAATGCCACCCGCACGACCCTGGGTGCGCACGTCATCGGTCAAGACGTCCGGGTCGCGTTGCGCCACCCCAATGCCGTGGAATTGCTCGACTCGGGACGTAACGGAGAAACGGTCGTGACCGGCCTCGTCCGGCGCCAGGACATATGGCGCATCAGTCAGGTGCAGAGCGACCTCGGCTTCAACGTGGTCGAACTGACCAATCGCACGGCCGAGGCGGATGTGAGCCGCGCGCATACCGATTTCGTCGCCAATGCCAGCCACGAACTGCGCACCCCCCTTGCCTCCATCCTCGGCTATATCGAAACGTTGCAGGAGGCGCCGGGGTCGATCGACAGCAAGACGTCGACCCGGTTCCTGGAAATCATCCACCGCGAAGCGCAGCGCATGCAGAACCTGGTGAGCGACCTGATGTCGCTATCTCGGGTCGAAGCGGAAAAGCACGACCTTCCTGAGACCAATGTGGATCTCGGTGCCTTGGTACGCCGCGCTGCGGTCGAAGGTGCAGGCCATGAACGCCGGAACCGGCTGACCATGCATTGCAAGCCTGACATCGTCGTGCGCGGCGATGCGCAGCAGCTCGAACAACTCGTTCGCAACCTCGTCGACAATGCGCTGAAATACGGTGCCGCCGATGGCCCGGTCACCGTCGAACTGACCCGGTACGGTGTCGGAAACGCGCAATTGTCCGTGGCCGATACCGGCGACGGGATCCCGGCCGAACATATCCCCCTGTTGACGCGTCGGTTCTATCGCACCGATCCCGGGCGAAGCCGCGCCGCGGGTGGAACCGGGCTGGGACTGGCGATCGTGAAGCATATCGTCGAGCGTCATCAGGGACGACTGGATATCGAAAGCACGCCCGGCCAGGGGACGCGCGTCTCGGCGCGCCTTCCGATGGTCGAAACCGATCCGTCGCAATCGCTCCCGGAACAGGCGGGCGCAACCGGGGGGCTTCCGCCGGAGGAGGACGTGGGGGTCCACGGGTAA
- the pstC gene encoding phosphate ABC transporter permease subunit PstC: MSPAFLFMLVVGLALIGWLSARAKAKRFLAESQTKRIVARPTYHAWFVALWIALPLAVFALVWGIVSPMLINRSVLASPAASALPAFGFQRDTMLAEAYAVATGNSRAVFNPDAQALVQPFREAIQFYGTAGVLLALAIAVICGLWAWTRLNPRFQARVRVERTVMLVLLLASLVAILTTFGILVSLVFETVRFFGMVSPIDFLFGTQWAPDPMASISATQPDRFGAIPLFWGTIFIGAIIAMIVAIPLGLMSAIYLTQYASSTWRRWLKPALEILAGVPTVVYGYFAALTVAPLIRDGAQAVGIANASSESALAAGLVMGVMIIPFVSSMADDSIAAVPGAMRDGSLAMGATKSETIKRVLIPAALPGIVAGVMLAVSRAIGETMIVVMAASTAANLTGNPLEAMTTVTVQIVALLTGEASFDHPATLSAFALGFVLFMVTLALNFIALRVVKRFREAYE, from the coding sequence ATGTCGCCAGCTTTTCTCTTCATGCTCGTCGTCGGCCTGGCGCTGATCGGCTGGCTTTCCGCCCGGGCCAAGGCGAAGCGTTTCCTCGCCGAATCGCAGACCAAGCGGATCGTGGCGCGCCCGACCTATCACGCCTGGTTCGTCGCCCTGTGGATCGCCCTGCCTCTGGCCGTATTCGCCCTGGTCTGGGGGATCGTTTCCCCGATGCTGATAAACCGCTCGGTCCTGGCATCGCCGGCGGCGTCGGCCCTGCCCGCCTTCGGTTTCCAGCGCGACACCATGCTGGCGGAAGCGTATGCGGTGGCTACCGGCAATTCGCGGGCGGTGTTCAACCCCGATGCGCAGGCGCTGGTTCAACCGTTTCGGGAAGCGATTCAGTTCTACGGCACGGCCGGCGTCCTCCTCGCGCTCGCGATCGCAGTGATATGCGGGCTGTGGGCGTGGACCCGGCTCAACCCGCGCTTCCAGGCGCGCGTTCGGGTGGAACGGACCGTGATGCTGGTCTTGCTGCTCGCCTCGCTGGTGGCGATCCTCACGACCTTCGGCATTCTCGTCAGCCTGGTGTTTGAAACGGTGCGTTTCTTCGGGATGGTTTCCCCGATCGATTTCCTGTTCGGAACCCAATGGGCACCCGACCCGATGGCCTCGATTTCCGCCACCCAGCCCGACCGTTTCGGCGCGATCCCGCTATTTTGGGGCACAATCTTCATAGGCGCGATAATAGCGATGATAGTCGCCATTCCGCTCGGCCTGATGAGCGCGATATATTTGACCCAATATGCCAGCTCCACTTGGCGCAGATGGCTCAAACCCGCGCTCGAAATACTCGCGGGCGTGCCCACGGTGGTCTACGGCTATTTCGCCGCGCTGACGGTCGCCCCGCTCATTCGCGACGGGGCGCAGGCGGTCGGCATCGCGAATGCTTCGAGCGAGAGTGCGCTCGCGGCGGGGCTCGTGATGGGTGTGATGATCATCCCGTTCGTTTCCTCCATGGCGGACGACAGCATCGCCGCGGTTCCCGGCGCGATGCGCGACGGCAGTCTGGCGATGGGCGCGACCAAGTCCGAAACCATCAAGCGCGTTCTCATCCCCGCCGCCCTTCCGGGCATCGTCGCGGGCGTGATGCTGGCGGTGAGCCGCGCCATCGGGGAGACGATGATCGTGGTGATGGCTGCGTCCACCGCCGCCAACCTGACCGGCAATCCGCTGGAAGCGATGACCACCGTCACGGTCCAGATCGTCGCCCTGCTGACCGGCGAGGCCAGCTTCGACCATCCCGCCACGCTCAGCGCCTTCGCGCTCGGCTTCGTCCTGTTCATGGTGACGCTGGCGCT